The Podospora bellae-mahoneyi strain CBS 112042 chromosome 7, whole genome shotgun sequence genome includes a window with the following:
- a CDS encoding hypothetical protein (COG:U; EggNog:ENOG503P082) has translation MITTSTAAPSPSPVLSETFSLLSLLLISITVLLILRHYLPLRTTPAYLLLPVFFALFLPASIGLLVPIDLASPLDSSSSSPIPKGIWLPPAALRVGWRITYWLTFALTWFILPILAEYSDSGFREPKAKVLDSLRANAQYYAVVFGSGLVGFVYVLWSYGKFDASLKGTIMALAYCWGLILAIYLMGHGLVSIPRRLFRSADVSGRLRRLQCHAPRIYEKMEDAEMELEDLELQVGELGRRKGGSAELFRDWIEDLVDMVSLEAQMTPSNARRAVRGTGNERGLPNVITEKWLAELTRDLVRARHARSRYGSEWNRLLEEVVRTQAILDSAGSKRLDFGKGTRTAGSTSLWERASLFTPYTRYLFHYHVAPYLRMALGGVLGLASVCIVWSELVKDLFPSLSVIRYTVIHHDPLGESGGQVGLAGQAIAAFWLLYMCAAALISITEVKVWRGRALVKRNTAPESAFWYASQVARLSVPLSYNFMTFLGSALYKDTVFYGFLGKLIDLTPLGEWFNYLFPAFILLPVFATLFGLYGKVQTMFGFGAAFGMGGEDEDDGEGEEERFYGTGSWREGRDLIERELNGTSASVRNNRRAELGSSTNGGGGRRGGPILSIPRSSTGSSARAPTTPFATSPTSGGGGSRHQANTSARRVGRDRGQVTLSNDGDDENFFEALGHRMKNTIDTFDTPDWFKGFGEGIKKPKWMGGDDNGGGSGKGGGDIRRWFGGGGDGSSSSGGGQGRIRL, from the coding sequence aTGATCACGACCTCGACagcagccccctccccctcccccgtcctctccgaaaccttctccctcctctccctcctcctcatctccatcacagtgctcctcatcctccgccactacctccccctccgcacAACCCCCGCttacctcctccttcccgtcttcttcgccctcttcctccccgcctccatcggcctcctcgtcccaatcgacctcgcctcccccctcgactcatcatcctcctcccccatcccaaaagGAATCTGGCTCCCACCCGCCGCCCTCCGCGTAGGCTGGCGAATCACCTACTGGCTCACCTTTGCGCTCACGTggttcatcctccccatcctggCCGAGTACTCCGACTCTGGCTTCCGCGAGCCGAAAGCCAAGGTCCTCGACTCCCTCCGCGCAAACGCGCAATACTATGCCGTCGTCTTTGGGTCAGGGCTGGTGGGGTTTGTCTATGTCCTCTGGTCCTACGGGAAGTTCGACGCCAGTCTCAAGGGCACGATCATGGCGCTGGCGTACTGCTGGGGTTTGATTCTTGCCATCTACCTCATGGGTCACGGGTTGGTGTCGATACCGAGGCGGCTGTTTAGGTCGGCCGATGTGAgcgggaggttgaggaggctgcAGTGCCACGCGCCGAGGATATACGAGAAAATGGAGGATGCGGAGATGGAGCTTGAGGATTTGGAACTGCAGGTTGGGGAGTTGGGACGGCGTAAAGGAGGGAGCGCGGAGTTGTTTAGGGATTGGATTGAGGATTTGGTTGATATGGTCAGTCTGGAGGCGCAGATGACTCCGAGCAATGCCAGACGGGCGGTTAGGGGGACGGGGAATGAGAGGGGGCTGCCGAATGTGATTACGGAGAAGTGGCTGGCGGAGCTGACGAGGGATTTGGTCAGGGCGAGGCATGCGAGGTCGAGGTATGGGAGTGAGTGGAATAggctgttggaggaggtggtgaggacgcAGGCGATTTTGGACTCGGCGGGGAGCAAGAGGTTGGAttttgggaaggggacgAGAACGGCGGGGTCGACGAGCTtgtgggagagggcgagCTTGTTTACTCCTTACACAAGATACCTGTTTCATTATCATGTTGCGCCGTACTTGAGGATGGCGCTGggtggggttttggggttggcgtCTGTTTGCATTGTTTGGTCTGAGTTGGTCAAGGATTTATTTCCGAGTCTGTCGGTGATTCGGTATACGGTTATTCATCACGATCCTCTGGGAGAGAGCGGAGGACAGGTTGGGTTGGCGGGGCAGGCGATCGCGGCGTTTTGGCTGCTGTACATGTGTGCCGCGGCGTTGATTTCGATTACGGAGGTCAAGgtctggagggggagggcgttgGTCAAGAGGAATACGGCGCCGGAGAGCGCGTTCTGGTATGCTAGCCAGGTGGCGAGGTTGAGCGTGCCGTTGAGTTACAACTTTATGACGTTTTTGGGGAGCGCGCTCTACAAGGACACGGTGTTTTATGGGTTTTTGGGCAAGCTGATTGATTTGACGCCGCTGGGGGAGTGGTTCAACTATCTGTTCCCGGCGTTTATTCTGTTGCCTGTTTTTGCGACCTTGTTTGGGCTGTACGGCAAAGTGCAGACcatgtttgggtttggggctGCGTTTGGcatgggtggggaggatgaagatgatggagagggggaggaggagaggttttATGGTACGGGCTCttggagggaagggagggatCTGATTGAGAGGGAGCTGAATGGGACTTCGGCGTCGGTGAGGAATAACAGGAGGGCAGAGCTGGGCTCATCGAcgaatggtggtggcggcaggAGGGGTGGGCCAATTTTGTCGATCCCGAGGTCGTCGACTGGTAGCTCGGCGAGGGCGCCGACTACGCCTTTTGCTACCTCTCCTACttcgggaggtggtgggagtagACATCAGGCCAATACTTCTGCTCGCCGGGTAGGGAGGGACAGGGGGCAGGTGACGCTGAGCAATGACGGAGATGACGAAAACTTCTTCGAGGCGCTGGGGCATAGGATGAAGAACACGATTGACACCTTTGACACCCCCGATTGGTTCaaggggtttggggaggggatcaAGAAACCAAAGTGGATGGGTGGGGATGATAACGGGGGCGGTAGTGGTaagggtggaggagatatcaggaggtggtttggtggcggtggtgatgggagtagcagcagcggtggtgggcagGGGAGGATTAGACTGTGA
- the ALD2 gene encoding mitochondrial aldehyde dehydrogenase (EggNog:ENOG503NW4N; COG:E), with amino-acid sequence MAVFPSPRVLCTPSRTPPLLSLSLRSHKPTTLRPRYFSLSTHLRTKMEVELTAPNGRKWTQPLGLFINNEFVKSSNEQKLASINPTTEEEICSVYAATSDDIDTAVAAARKAFKDPSWKSLSGTERGALMLKLADLVSQHAETLATIECLDNGKPYTTALTENVPEVVNVLRYYGGYADKNFGQVIDVGPAKFAYTVKEPLGVCGQIIPWNYPLDMAAWKLGPALCCGNTVVLKLAEQTPLSMLYLAKLIKEAGFPPGVVNIINGHGREAGAALVQHPQVDKIAFTGSTATGKEIMKMASATMKNITLETGGKSPLIVFEDADLDLAATWSHIGIMSNQGQICTATSRILVHEDIYDKFTEAFRAKIQEISVLGDPFEETTFQGPQVTKQQYERVLSYIDIGKKEGATVFLGGEAAPQRGKGFFIAPTVFTNVKPTMRIYREEIFGPCVAIASFKTEEEAVEMANDSTYGLGSAIFTRDLNRAHRVAREIEAGMVWINSSNDSDFRIPFGGVKQSGIGRELGEAGLAPYCNVKAIHVNMAA; translated from the exons ATGGCAGTGTTCCCATCGCCGAGGGTGCTGTGTACCCCTTCCCGGACACCACCACTGTTGTCTCTCTCTTTGAGAAGCCACAAGCCCACCACTTTGAGACCACGATACTTTTCCTTGTCTACACATCTCAGAAccaagatggaggtggaaCTCACAGCTCCCAACGGCAGGAAGTGGACTCAGCCATTGGgtctcttcatcaacaatgAGTTTGTCAAGAGCAGCAATGAGCAGAAGCTTgcttccatcaaccccac aaccgaggaggagatctGCTCCGTCTACGCTGCCACATCTGATGACATCGACACAGCCGTAGCAGCAGCCCGCAAGGCCTTCAAGGACCCCTCATGGAAGTCTCTCAGCGGCACCGAGCGCGGTGCCCTCATGCTCAAGCTCGCCGACCTAGTCTCCCAACACGCCGAGACCCTCGCCACCATTGAGTGCCTCGACAACGGCAAACCATACACCACAGCCCTCACTGAGAACGTCCCCGAAGTCGTCAACGTATTACGATACTACGGCGGCTACGCCGACAAGAACTTTGGCCAAGTCATCGACGTCGGCCCCGCCAAATTCGCCTACACCGTCAAGGAGCCCTTGGGTGTATGCGGCCAAATCATCCCCTGGAACTACCCCCTCGACATGGCCGCCTGGAAGCTCGGCCCAGCCCTCTGCTGCGGCAACACCGTCGTCCTGAAGCTCGCCGAgcaaacccccctctccatgCTCTACCTCGCCAAGCTCATCAAAGAAGCCGGCTTCCCTCCCGGCGtggtcaacatcatcaacggcCACGGCCGCGAAGCCGGCGCCGCTCTCGTCCAACACCCCCAGGTCGACAAGATCGCTTTCACGGGCAGCACCGCCACCGGCAAGGAGATCATGAAGATGGCCTCGGCCACCATGAAGAACATCACGCTCGAGACGGGCGGCAAGTCCCCTCTCATCGTCTTTGAGGACGCCGACCTCGACCTTGCCGCGACGTGGTCCCACATCGGCATCATGAGCAACCAAGGCCAGATCTGCACCGCCACGTCTCGCATCCTCGTCCACGAGGACATCTATGACAAGTTCACCGAGGCGTTCAGGGCCAAGATTCAAGAAATTTCGGTGCTGGGCGACCCCTTTGAGGAAACCACCTTTCAAGGACCCCAAGTCACGAAACAGCAATACGAGCGCGTCTTGTCATACATCGACATTGGCAAAAAAGAAGGTGCCACTGTTTTCCTCGGCGGTGAAGCTGCTCCTCAAAGGGGCAAGGGGTTCTTTATTGCTCCTACGGTGTTCACCAATGTGAAGCCGACGATGAGGATCTACCGCGAGGAGATCTTTGGTCCTTGCGTGGCGATTGCTTCGTtcaagacggaggaggaggcggttgagaTGGCTAATGATAGCACTTATGGGCTTGGGTCGGCGATTTTCACGAGGGACTTGAACAGGGCGCACagggtggcgagggagatcGAGGCTGGGATGGTGTGGATTAATAGCAGTAATGATTCTGATTTCAGGATCCCgtttgggggggtgaagcagagtgggattgggagggagctgggggaggcggggttGGCGCCGTATTGTAATGTGAAGGCTATTCATGTGAATATGGCGGCGTAG